The DNA sequence TCAAGTGGCactgttcttattttttccctggGCTCCATCTAAATCCATCTCccaattctgggcattttcactggctctcccgcaagcccagaactctctcccttttcatctctatgCCTGcggttccctggcttccttcaggtctcaccCTTTTTCTAGTCCTCCTTGACCTTCCTCTGATACCATCTCCAGTTTATCCGACATAGATCGTATTTACATCGAGTTGTCtccatgttgtttcctccattagagtgtgagctccttaagaataggcacagtgactggtacataaggggtacttcataaatgcttgttgaagtgaCTTGGATAAGGTGAGGGTTTAGGGAAAAGCAGacagagttttgttttggacagtAAAAAAGCATTCACTCAATGCTTTACTGTGTACAAAGCCCTGTGCTGAGCACTAAGGAAATAAAGAGCAGAGTAAGACTGCTCTCCAGAAGCTTacatacattctaatgaggaagacaatacCACGTATAGCAGGTTCCACCTGCAAGTTAGATTTTTCATTTCCCTGGGGATCTTTAGGGGGTAGTTGCAAAACAGATggtaatatatatttttccaaaatgttttccattgataaaatgatattcctttctaatcttgaGCCATTTTACAATGCCAAAGACTTCCTTTGGTTATAAGAACATTCTTTGCTGAGTCTTTGATAGCTGGGGCTGTTGAGGGGATAGATGCTGCCATAAACCTTTAAACCCATTAAAATATTGTTCATGGAAGAACATGGCCCTGGGTAGCTGGTTACTGAAAGAGCCAGTTTCATCCAACAAGTTCCCAGTGATCCCACCCAGATAGCACATTTTGTGATGCTTCCTTTTTGTCcctctccagggccagatgatcATGTGACCAGGTACAGTTTGGAGTGGCTGCTGAAAAATAGCTACGAAGGGCAGAAACAGTCTGTCCAGCCTAGAATTTTGTGGAATGCAGAGATCTACCGGCAGGCCCAGGTGCTGCCTGTTGACTTCCAGAGCTTCTTGGAGACCAAAGATGGCCTGAAGGAGTTTCTGCAAAACTTCCTGCTCTATGGAATTGCATTTGTAGACAATGTGCCTCCAACTCGAGAGGATACAGAAAAGTTGGTGGGCAGAATCAGTTTGATCAGGTAAACTTGAGGAGGACCTAGCCAACATTCAATTTTTCAAGTCCACCATTATTAATTAATGTGCAGAGCCTGAGGGCCAGAAATCAAACATAACTTGTTTACTCATTCTCATGCATAAATCCAAAATGTCATGTGCAGTAAGGCCTCTGATACTCTTTTTATGCTGCATTTTTTAATATGGAGGCATATGGAGCAATCCAAGAGATTTTCCAGCCTATTGATTCTCCAGGTGTGAACTGGACACAACTGTATTGTCATTTGAAAAGGTTCATCCTAGGAACCATCCTAGGAACCAAAATAAGGGGAAGGAAAAGTGAATTCTGGATATGCTTGGTGCTGTtccctggcaaaattctagaatagatTGCACATTAAAAGGCAAAATAATCATAAAGAATTCACATGGTTTCAGGAGGAAGTCATGAACTGCCTAAACTTTCCAGGGGAGACTAGGAACAAGTGTGGCAAGAGGAGGATTTGAGTAAGAGGCAAGTACATACCTGGACAGTCTCTGTTAGAGTTTAGCCATAGAGGCGATGAGCAAATGCCTCAACAGCTCATTTCAATACTATGCAATTCAGCAAGCATTGAGTAATTTACTTGCTATATGTTGAGCTCTGCACTtggtgctgggggtacaaatacaAGGACCTTAAGGACGTGCTGCCATTCTGCTGTTCAGATCCAACATGCATTTTACACAAAACATAAGCAAAGTCAACACAGGGTCATTTGGCAGGTGGCggtgaggggtgggggggggcaggCAACTAACACCTAAAGAGATCTGGAAAGGAGGTGGCAGTTGAGCTTGATTCCCCAAGGTGGAAGTGGAAGGTAAGGAGGAGGGAGGGCCTGCCATACCCAAGGGTGTATGGAGGTGAAATGTGTATAGGCAACAGCTGGTAGAAGCGTTTGGCTATAAGCAGAGAGTGAATGAGAGGGAGTCTGGAGACATAGGTTGGAGCCAATCTGTGAAAAAACATAAACAACCAGTGTTACTGCTGAAGCTTTTTGAGCAGGAGAATGGAATGGGGATTCATTCCCATACCCTATAAATATGTTTGTTAGTTGTGTTGGGAGAGaccagagtcagggagaccaggtAGGAAGCTGGTACTAGAAAATGGGCTAGACTGGGGATTTCCTACTGGAGCAAGTATTCAGGGTTCATCCCACAGACAGAGATTGAAGCCTGATGAGGTAGGTGTGGGCAGCCTGAGCTGTAGGAGGTCTACAGGCCAAAGAGAGAGGAATGGGGAGAGGCCAAAGTTGGAGTCTCGGTGTGGACTCATCCTCAGTGGCCTGTCTCACAGCAGCAAAAGTTTGTGTCCATAGCATGGTTGGGAGGCTGGGGGAGGGAAGTGAGGGCACTGCACTTGGAGCCCaaagagaagtcacttaacccttatcaACAGTCACTCTCTTGTGTTCTGAAGATGATTTTGATTATTGGCAAGAGTTCACAAGGTTACTGTTTGAGAAAGCATTCCATAAGCTCTATTGTTTGAATGTGAACTCTGCTGTGTGGTTTGCTGGGGCATACTGGTGGGACCCCTGGGCTTACTTCAGGAGCCCAGGAATTACTCCTGCCTTCCTCCCATACCAGTTGTTTGACTAGActgtgaaatgatgcaaagaaTAAATACCTGTCTGGTCTGCTCCATCAGGATCAAATGGGAAAACAGGTGAGAAAGCTGGGAGCTACCAAGCCTTCTCCAGAGCAGAAGTCTCATTAGGGCAGACCTGTTCCCCCCTGCTCATTGGCTGCATCTTCTGTGTGTGGCCAAGGGTCCTCTGTTTCCCATGCTTTTTCCCTGAAGATGGAGCCTGGGTAAAAGTTTGTTCCTTAAGAGTTTCCAGGAGTTTTCTCCTGTGTAAAAAGGGAGTAGAgatggacttgatgacctctgaagtcccttccaactccaggaTCTTCATTAGATTTCTCTGATGGATCCAGGCTCTCACAGCCATAAcagcatcatctttcatgaatccTGTGATAGACAGTGTGAGACCTGGGCTGATTGGAGATTGTGGGACTGAGTACCACAAATGAAATGTTTAAATTAAACCAAGTGCATGGCTGTGGTTAGCTGCTTCCCAAATCTGGCCGGGATGGCAAACATATATGGAAAACTGGAGCTTACTGTGGCAATTTGTCACAAGAGCTAGCAGctagagggagggaggactgaGGATGTCTGTTGTTATAACTATGGAGCCCCAGGAATATTGCAGTTCATGTACACAACTACATATGTTTGGGTTCCTTGTAGTGGCAAATAACAACTACATGTATTCTACATGCATGTCCTAGGAAGGGAGAGTACCAAAGCTATGGTTCCCACCAGGTCTCCAGCTTCTTGGGTCCAAACTCTTTCTATAACACTCCACTGAGAAAGTGCTCTTCAGCCCAGGGAtgagggggggagggagtgaTCTCTGATCTGAACAGTCTATAATGATGAACTGAATGAATCCAGTAAGAGGAACCATAGAATAGAGAGAACCATAAAGTTCTACACTTGAGTTTCCAAAATCAATTCATACACACAGGCTGGGGAGGTACAGCTAAAGAACAGTGCACATGAACAGACCCTCAGAGTTTTTGTACATACAGCTCAGTATACTAATACTAATCTAATCCTGGGCTGCAAGCAGAAGTCCTGCTGTCACTTGCTATGGTCAGACTACATGTGGCTTTGCTgcggggggtgggggtagggcggcacatttttaaaaggatatttttaAGGTGATGAATGTCCAGAGTAAGGCAATCAGGAGGGGGAAAGCCTGTGAGGTTTAGTTAAAGGAACTGGATATGTctagcctagaaaagagaaaattggaaGAGGAGAGCACCACAAGTATCTTCAAGTACTTCAAGGGCTATCCCAGAGAAGAGGGACTTGACCAGTTCTGGTTGGTCCTAGATGACAGAACCAGGAGCCATGGGTAGAACTTGCAAAAAGGAATacagcttgatgtcaggaaatacTTCCTAAGAATGAGAGCTATCCTAAAGTGGAAGGGGCCACCCTGGGAAGTGAGGGATCCCTTTCGCTTGAGGTTTTGAGGCAAAAGCTGGCTGGCCAATAGTTGGTTATGCTATAGAAGAAATTCTTATTCAGGTctaggctggactagatggtccctgagGTACTTTTTATCTTTGAGGTCCTtgttgttgccaaagaagaacattccatcagagaaatgatgacatggcttgcacttaactttgttttgagtgagggagagcggtgcaggtcaccagcctcacttctcctccagagccatctgaatccagtgacctgatattcctcaggatgactggagttggcccaggatgcactgggagaccttggggcctttaggccaaggtctttgcaggtactcacttagggtcaggtaatgcccattcattgaagaggcctatttaagaagtatccagggcatggctcctttaatgaggcaaagaaaagaaagacctcagtctggaagggaaacagcaacagttactattgataatcattctgaagtcaggagggtccagaagataGCCTTTAGGCAGGGGCCCAGTGTTGTCTGaccttcagagtgcagtaggtttaaggttctgggaaatgagaagagaggagaggagaggaaagaaggagaagaagaatctaaccagtaaaacccaagtcaactgggcatcttttggccatccaaatttaccttcctttggagaggagaaggaaggggagggagagacagacaggagaggtcCTATAatttgttgaatggatgaatgaatgaatgaatgaatgcaatgTCAAATTTCAGAATCACACATTCATAAGATCTCAACCTAGAAAGGGGAGCTAAAACATAGGAGAAATGAATAgggacaaatgtaaagtcttgtaTGTCAATTAAAAAAACTCAATTTACTAGGGTCCAGAATGGGAGGAAAGAAGACTATCTGGTTTAATAGAGTTTTGTGGGCAAAAAGCTGGAAGTTCACAATTGGCCATCTATTCCATGAAATGTGAAATGATCAATGAAATCCCTTTCTACTGCAATCCCAACAATACTTTAAATTCCTAGAACACTTCCCCTAGATTTCTTTCAGTCCTTACAATGGGCCAATGAAGAGACAAAGCAGATTGTGTGTATCATCACTACATTTAAAGCAGCTGAGATTCCAAGTTTAAATCACTTTCTCTGCAAATGAACCAGGAATAAAGTCTCCTGACTTGATGTTTTTTGCAAAAGCAAGAGTTTCAAAGTGTTGTGTGTTGGTCAGCTCCCATTTGGACAGATTGACCAGCTGTGTTTGGGTCCTAGGTACCACAATCTTAGGACACAGATGAAAAGCATCTATTACCTGGATGGTTAAGGGTAGGAGGACTATGtccagaaagaaatagaaaggaagagggatGGTTTGCCTGAAAAAGAGGATCCACAGGGAGGAAGAGGTCTCATGCCTATCCTGAGATATTTGTGAGGCTGTCATGAGTAAGCCAGTCAGCATGGAGTTAAAATTCACAGACAGCTCTATCTTAGCTGACTATATGAAACAATTTCCTGGCCAGAGCTGTCAGAGAAATCAGCCCTCTTGAGCTCCCCATCGTTGGAGGTATTCAAGCCAAGGCTGAATGCCCACCTTTAGGGTGCTGTAGGGTAGTCCTTCCACGTCAGATTTTCTGGTCTGTGGTTCCAAGAGGTGGCTTGAGGTTTCAGAGCCCCTGATGATTGATCATATTTGATACTCTAATGCCAGCTTCTTGACAGGGAGCTCAGTGAACAGACCTTTGCTGAGGATATTGCCATATTTAGCTTTGATGAAATTTGTTACCTTTTTTTCTAGATAGCAGCCTGTTTTTCTTATTGATTCTCatggagaaaaataagaaagcatTTCAGGGTAGAAGATtgaaggggaagaaatgaaaatgtcaagcaattcatcttccttctctttatcTCACAGAGAAACCATCTATGGTAGGATGTGGAATTTTACTTCTGATTTCTCCAGGGGAGACACAGCATACACCAAGCTAGCCCTGGATCGCCATACAGACACCACCTATTTCCAAGAGCCCTGTGGGTATGTGAACCGATTAACCAGGATCAGAACTTGCTGGCTCTGATCTGGGGCTGGCAGCAATTGAGTGTACATTGTAGCAGGCATATCAAAATCTTGCTTTAAGGCCAGTTATTTGCATCATACGTTTCTTGTCTTTGTCCTCCTGGAAGCACAGTCATTCTATGATTTAATAGTACTCATCAGCCTCCTTTTAGctttaaatgagaaaagaaagccaTCTAATTATAGAGCGAAGGGGTTTACATTTTGCAaggtgattttttcccccaaagtaccTGACACATTTAAGTCTTTTTGTTCCATGGAGTGATTATTATATGGGACAGAGAAAAATCCCTTCCTCCACACACTGGAAAACCAATAACAAGGTATCTGTCCTTCCTGTCCCCCAGCACACCCAGTCCACATTactcttttcctctacctctgcaACATTAATCCTCTTAAACAGGAGATGCTTTTTCCTCAATGAAACCAGGAAGGACAAGGAAAGGGGGACATTAAAAGGAGGAAATCATTGTCTCTCACTGCAGAGGAGGTCAGAGAAGGGAGGGCTAGTCAGACATTAGTGCTCAGACCTTGTCTAGCTGGCCCTCTTTACCCTGCCCCCACCATGAAGACACTGGTGGGTTGCTAATGTCACTGTCCCCGCCAGCTGCTGCAGGCACGTCTGACCATGGCTGGTGGCTACCACAGTTTATTTCTCAGCTGAACTAGGGAATGAAACACCAATAAATCCCATCTCTGAGTCACTGGTCATTGATGGccacacctcccttccctttgAATCTCTTACTCACACCTAAGGTTCTTGTTTACACCAACACTGCTGTGGAACCTAGAGTGAGCCATTAGTCTTCTGCAAATGGAGACTTGAAATCAGACTAATGGTGTCTTGTAAAAGCACCAAGACTAATGTGGCCTGCCAGTGCACAAAGGAGTCACCATTACTTATGCTAACTTGCAAGAGAGAAACATTCATCTGACTTACAGTTCTAAACACTAGCAGTCAACTTCATTAGTTCATGTAGACATCTGTTTAATATTACTTATTAGACAATACAAACATTAACATCTCTAGGAACCAACACCTGGTGTTTTAGGGCTTCCCAGTAAATATGTCTTATACAAGTACTCCACAACAAGGTTCCCTCTCTGCTCAGCCAGAAGCCTTGTGTCTGTCTCTGAGGTGGTAGCCCAGAAATTCAGCAAATCTCAGTTAGGCAGTCACCCCTGCCTTCAAGCTGACATAAGGGATTCCAGTCTTGAGCACAGGGGAGGCAGGGGTCAGCTTCATGACCTAAGAGCAGGCTGAAGATGAGGGGGCTCTGGTGGGTTTCTTATAGTTCTAGCTATGGGTACTAATTGACTACAGTCAAGTTCTGATCTGTGATTGATTGCCTAAGCTTACAATGAAAGGAAACTTCATTGTTTCTGTTCCAATAAGATCCTCTGCTCCCCAATGAACAGAGGGATTTCTTGATGtgcctttttcccctccattagcATCCAGGTATTTCACTGTCTCAAGCATGAAGGTACTGGTGGTAGGACCCTGCTTGTGGATGGATTTTATGCAGCAGAAAAGGTCCTGCAGAAGGCTCCTGCAGACTTTGACCTCCTCAGTAAAGTGCCCTTGAAACATGAGTATATTGAAAATGTTGGAGAATGTCACAATCACATGATTGGGGTTGGGCCAGTCTTGAATATCTACCCATGGAACAAAGAGCTCTACTTGATCAGGTGAGCATGAACAAACTGCCCCTTGCCTAGGCAGAGCATGGAATTAGCTACCACAGCTCATATTCCCCAGAGTGACTCTTGAACCTTAAGCCGATCCTCCTGATCAAAATCTTCCAGGTCCTTACATCTGTGCTCACTCCAGCATTAGAGGAGAGATTAgaagagattagatttgaatCAGTTGAAATGGTGCCACAGGCTTCATCACTAAAGGCCTTTGCTCCAGGGAGAATCTCAGAAGAAGGTCTTGGGCAGGTTCAGAAATTAAAAAGTGACAGCAGCCTCACCATCAAGGCTTGGATTCAGGGAGATTCAATGTCACATTTCCTAAAAGAGGCAGAAACTccaaagtcaaatctaaataggGCCTGCCTGACTCATTGACTCTTAACAAATTAGTAAGTAGAAAAGCAAGAGTCACCTCAAATGTGTCCAAGTTACTTTTACTGATCCGTTGTCTCCTCTGCAACATGGATGTGCTAGAGCATGTTAAGAGTCAGTGTAACAGGATGGATGGAAAGCAGGTCTCAGAGTCCAGAAGGCCTGGGCTTAGGGTCTGCCTCTGGTTCAGCCTGGCTGGGTGACCTCTCAATGCCCCAAGCAATTCTCTGAAATAAGAAATCTGCAGAAGTTGCTGATCTGTATTATCTCCCcagtccttcctctttcctcccaggCTCTCAGGATAACAACTTTGTTTCTTGGACTTAGCTTACAGTCttgtttttaaaggaagatttccacttttttggggggggggttgccCCACAGGTACAACAATTATGACCGTGCTGTCATCAACACTGTGCCTTATGATGTTGTCCGCCGTTGGTATGCAGCACACCGGACCCTCACTACCGAGCTGAGGAGGCCAGAGAATGAGTTATGGATCAAACTGAAACCAGGCAAGGTGAGTTCTTCCCTTTAGAATTGAAATGAAAGTTGTTTGCCCTGGATCTGATGCTGACCAAGCCGAGGAGTCAGGTATTGATCTTTTCAGGTGGTTTCTTTGCCCTTGCTTTCAACATGAACTTGTGATGGTCATTAACtcttgggagctgatgagatccccaagtgaaacaggatagagagagaaaagaaaagggctcAGGACAGATCATTCAAATGCTTGGGCCTTCAGACTAGACTGTAAGAAACTCTAGGGAAATAGCACAGTGATAGTATTTTGggtacaggaaa is a window from the Notamacropus eugenii isolate mMacEug1 chromosome X, mMacEug1.pri_v2, whole genome shotgun sequence genome containing:
- the TMLHE gene encoding trimethyllysine dioxygenase, mitochondrial isoform X1, coding for MWYHRLSQICCGIQHQLKGGVRHQALQHPCFQNRLLATHRWQHTALGPLNCAWQQHEDHLELCYAGTVMRFDYVWLRDHCRSASCYNSKTNQRSLDTASVDLGIKPQTIRINEAMLFLTWPDDHVTRYSLEWLLKNSYEGQKQSVQPRILWNAEIYRQAQVLPVDFQSFLETKDGLKEFLQNFLLYGIAFVDNVPPTREDTEKLVGRISLIRETIYGRMWNFTSDFSRGDTAYTKLALDRHTDTTYFQEPCGIQVFHCLKHEGTGGRTLLVDGFYAAEKVLQKAPADFDLLSKVPLKHEYIENVGECHNHMIGVGPVLNIYPWNKELYLIRYNNYDRAVINTVPYDVVRRWYAAHRTLTTELRRPENELWIKLKPGKVLFIDNWRVLHGRESFTGYRQLCGCYLTRDDVLSTARFLGLQA
- the TMLHE gene encoding trimethyllysine dioxygenase, mitochondrial isoform X2, coding for MWYHRLSQICCGIQHQLKGGVRHQALQHPCFQNRLLATHRWQHTALGPLNCAWQQHEDHLELCYAGTVMRFDYVWLRDHCRSASCYNSKTNQRSLDTASVDLGIKPQTIRINEAMLFLTWPDDHVTRYSLEWLLKNSYEGQKQSVQPRILWNAEIYRQAQVLPVDFQSFLETKDGLKEFLQNFLLYGIAFVDNVPPTREDTEKLVGRISLIRETIYGRMWNFTSDFSRGDTAYTKLALDRHTDTTYFQEPCGIQVFHCLKHEGTGGRTLLVDGFYAAEKVLQKAPADFDLLSKVPLKHEYIENVGECHNHMIGVGPVLNIYPWNKELYLISTPDPHYRAEEARE